A stretch of the Lactuca sativa cultivar Salinas chromosome 9, Lsat_Salinas_v11, whole genome shotgun sequence genome encodes the following:
- the LOC111878988 gene encoding probable serine/threonine-protein kinase At1g54610 gives MGCMCSKGISANEYSEKESKRSSKRFLGSSRRDEVAVEVDNGSNEATARLISEGNRENTASSGQTPWDEGERKSVVYEQQPVVQVQPLVQLSQKPAKTETKGNGEIHHQPEICRTFSVANGFDGAQEAAGWPSWLTAVAGEAIKGWLPRRADSFEKLDKIGQGTYSSVYRARDLETGKIVALKKVRFTKMDPESVRFMAREIIVLRRLDHPNVMKLEGLLTSRVSGNLYLVFDYMEHDLAGLAASPMIKFTESQIKCYMKQLLCGLEHCHNRGILHRDIKGSNLLIDNNGNLKIGDFGLATIFSTNQRQPLTSRVVTLWYRPPELLLGATDYGVAVDLWSAGCILAELFAGKPIMPGRTEVEQLHKIFKLCGSPSEEYWRKSKLPHATIFKPQQPYKRCVGETFKDFPPSALMLLDSLLAVEPHNRGSSSSALHSEFFTTKPLPCHPSSLPKYPPSKEFDAKMRDDEMRRSKASGGKPRGVEPLRNGTRESRAQPAPDANAELHASIRKRLEQQNPKSSSEKFNHEEDTESAGSLQYGIYNNRSNSKQPEGLEKSDEPLQVGLDSAQHYKRGAQLSKFSNSLAWHGSSRLDHSKGNSSHWPEDRPNGKYHQLNDADVESSHQMDAPNCSYKKHEHPPGKGYAPKKNRIHYSGPLVPPGGNMDEMLKEHERQIQHAVRKARFDKTKTKKGHTDNGQRESLLQYGGNFR, from the exons ATGGGGTGTATGTGCTCGAAAGGAATATCAGCAAATGAGTATTCAGAGAAggaatcaaagagatcatcaaaaCGTTTCCTCGGTTCTTCAAGAAGGGATGAAGTTGCAGTGGAGGTTGATAATGGCAGCAATGAAGCTACTGCTAGGCTAATTTCAGAGGGTAACAGAGAAAACACAGCAAGTTCAGGGCAAACACCATGGGATGAAGGGGAGAGAAAGAGTGTGGTTTATGAGCAGCAACCTGTGGTGCAAGTGCAACCGCTTGTGCAACTATCTCAAAAACCTGCAAAAACTGAAACCAAGGGAAACGGAGAGATACACCACCAGCCTGAAATCTGTAGAACATTTAGCGTTGCCAATGGATTTGATGGTGCTCAAGAAGCTGCTGGTTGGCCTTCTTGGCTCACTGCTGTTGCAGGGGAAGCCATTAAAGGATGGTTGCCCAGAAGAGCAGACTCATTTGAGAAATTAGACAAG ATTGGACAGGGGACTTACAGCAGTGTGTACAGAGCTCGAGACCTTGAAACTGGAAAGATTGTTGCTTTAAAGAAGGTAAGGTTCACTAAGATGGATCCAGAAAGTGTTAGGTTTATGGCAAGAGAGATTATTGTTCTTCGTAGGTTAGACCATCCAAATGTGATGAAGCTTGAAGGCTTACTGACATCTAGGGTTTCTGGGAatttgtatcttgtatttgattaCATGGAGCATGATCTTGCTGGACTTGCAGCATCTCCTATGATTAAGTTTACCGAATCACAG ATAAAATGTTATATGAAACAATTACTTTGTGGGCTAGAACATTGCCACAATCGTGGAATCCTACATCGTGACATCAAGGGCTCAAATCTTTTGATTGACAATAATGGGAATTTAAAAATTGGGGATTTTGGTCTAGCAACTATTTTTAGCACAAATCAAAGGCAACCTTTAACAAGTAGAGTTGTTACTTTGTGGTATCGGCCTCCTGAGCTTTTATTAGGTGCTACTGATTATGGAGTAGCTGTTGATTTGTGGAGTGCTGGTTGCATCCTTGCTGAACTTTTTGCTGGCAAGCCTATAATGCCTGGAAGAACAGAG GTGGAGCAACTACACAAAATTTTTAAACTTTGTGGTTCGCCATCTGAAGAGTACTGGAGAAAATCAAAGTTGCCTCATGCCACTATTTTTAAACCACAACAGCCTTACAAACGGTGTGTGGGTGAGACATTCAAGGATTTCCCTCCATCTGCTTTAATGCTTTTGGATTCTCTCCTTGCAGTTGAACCTCATAACCGAGGATCTTCTTCTTCTGCACTTCATAGTGAG TTCTTCACAACAAAGCCTTTACCTTGCCACCCTTCAAGTTTGCCCAAGTACCCACCAAGTAAGGAGTTTGATGCCAAAATGCGGGATGATGAAATGAGAAG GAGTAAAGCAAGTGGTGGAAAACCACGTGGAGTGGAACCATTAAGAAATGGTACAAGAGAATCAAGAGCTCAGCCAGCACCCGATGCTAATGCAGAATTGCATGCATCCATACGG AAGCGACTAGAACAACAAAACCCTAAAAGTAGCAGTGAGAAATTCAACCATGAAGAAGATACCGAGTCTGCAGGCTCATTACAATATGGCATCTACAACAATCGATCAAATTCAAAGCAACCCGAAGGCCTAGAAAAGTCCGATGAACCTCTTCAAGTTGGGCTTGATTCGGCCCAACACTACAAACGTGGGGCCCAATTGTCCAAGTTTTCAAATTCGTTAGCTTGGCATGGTAGTTCACGGTTGGACCATAGTAAAGGTAATAGTTCACATTGGCCCGAAGATCGTCCAAATGGAAAGTATCACCAATTAAATGATGCTGACGTGGAATCATCTCACCAAATGGATGCCCCTAATTGTTCTTACAAGAAGCATGAACATCCACCCGGGAAG GGTTATGCCCCGAAGAAAAACCGGATCCATTATTCTGGCCCATTAGTTCCTCCTGGTGGAAATATGGATGAAATGCTTAAAGAACACGAAAGACAAATTCAACATGCTGTTCGTAAAGCGCGCTTTGACAAAACTAAGACCAAAAAGGGCCACACTGATAATGGTCAAAGGGAGTCATTATTGCAGTATGGAGGAAATTTTAGATGA